The Bradysia coprophila strain Holo2 chromosome II, BU_Bcop_v1, whole genome shotgun sequence genome has a segment encoding these proteins:
- the LOC119071217 gene encoding 2-hydroxy-palmitic acid dioxygenase MPO1-like, whose amino-acid sequence MGLTDLEEQFTFYAAYHHTTVNKLIHIVCVWPILWSFYVLSEYIPYVAPAPFNSFVSAVHPLNVTFVAAVLYAAVYIMMDKKAGVIAAILLGFCLITGRKFYLESEAMFDYPAWQIAAVVQVVCWVAQFVGHGVYEGRAPALFDNLVQAFVMAPFFVLLEVLFHFGYRPDFQEKIWKKVDKEIAKFKTQANKSKSGVKSNKKK is encoded by the exons ATGGGACTTACGGACCTTGAGGAGCAA TTTACATTCTACGCAGCCTATCATCACACAACGGTCAACAAACTGATCCACATTGTATGCGTTTGGCCCATTTTATGGTCATTCTATGTACTATCCGAATACATTCCATATGTGGCACCTGCGCCATTTAATTCTTTTGTATCAGCCGTTCATCCGTTAAATGTTACCTTCGTTGCCGCTGTTCTCTATGCTGCTGTGTACATAATGATGGATAAAAAAGCTGGCGTCATTGCAGCTATTCTTTTAGGATTTTGTCTCATAACTGGACGAAAGTTCTACTTAGAATCGGAAGCTATGTTCGACTATCCAGCCTGGCAAATAGCAGCCGTTGTTCAAGTTGTTTGTTGGGTCGCTCAG TTCGTCGGACATGGAGTGTACGAAGGACGAGCTCCAGCATTATTCGACAATCTTGTGCAAGCTTTTGT CATGGCcccgtttttcgtattgcTTGAAGTCCTTTTCCACTTCGGATACAGACCCGATTTCCAggagaaaatatggaaaaaagtTGACAAGGAAATTGCTAAATTCAAAACACAAGCGAACAAATCTAAATCTGGTGTCAAgtcaaacaaaaagaaataa
- the LOC119071024 gene encoding solute carrier family 22 member 4-like isoform X1, translating into MLRAITFCDNRKRNVNYRQKNCRKKNPANKMKEETTKNDFDLDSILPELGDFGRFQIVVYIISCVIISLTAAVGLSYIFTTGQVDYRCRIPECDNSSSVYKSDWLNFTTPAAKGRPATCTRFVSTLNLSQYYDDNVMIEPICSADNFNQSLVERCTSDFIYRNDELTILNEFNLTCIENEWKLTAVGSVGNIAEMLWLPIAGLLSDRFGRRTILITCLLIGGTMGLLKSFSHNYLMFFILQIFEGTLSTSPYIAVFVLGMEFVGPSKRVMAGTLLSSTYCVGVMLLGAVAMYTEHFRHLLQILYATVLLVLVIIWWMPESVRWLIQMGRNEEAVKIIRNAAVTNKVTLSEETELELERLKFKVTDKTENQINGKSDIQSALRSKTILLRLLNCCYCFFVNDLVYFGLSVHSVALGGNKYTNFILIGLSEIPAVLSSYVLMDKLGRKWSIFLSMMISGGACILTEFLPEDALTWRLVLFIFGKGGISVSITVLYVYCSELFPTNVRQSLLSVGCTFGRLGSMAAPQTPLLAHIWPALPLLIFGGTSLMSGLFILFLPETLNAKLPDTLEDAENVGVTKKYAAVELKSLKI; encoded by the exons aTGCTGCGCGCAATTACTTTCTGTGATAACCGAAAAAGAAACGTGAactatcgacaaaaaaattgtagaaaaaaaaatccggcaaataaaatgaaagaagaaacaacaaaaaatgacttTGACTTAGATTCAATATTGCCGGAACTTGGTGATTTCGGTCGATTTCAAATCGTTGTTTATATTATATCTTGTGTGATCATATCGTTAACAGCTGCTGTTGGACTGAGTTATATATTCACCACCGGTCAAGTTGATTACAG ATGTCGAATACCAGAATGCGACAATAGCTCATCGGTCTACAAGAGTGATTGGCTGAACTTTACCACACCTGCAGCAAAGGGACGACCGGCTACATGTACACGATTCGTTAGCACACTAAATCTATCTCAATACTACGATGACAATGTAATGATTGAGCCAATCTGTAGTGCCGATAATTTTAATCAATCTTTAGTGGAGAGGTGCACGTCTGATTTCATTTACCGAAATGATGAATTAACCATTTTGAATGAA TTCAACCTAACATGCATCGAAAACGAATGGAAATTGACAGCAGTAGGATCCGTTGGTAATATTGCAGAGATGCTTTGGCTTCCTATAGCAGGACTCCTATCCGATCG ATTCGGTCGACGAACAATACTGATAACATGTCTTCTGATCGGTGGTACGATGGGTCTGCTGAAATCATTTTCGCACAACTACTTGATGTTCTTCATTCTACAAATATTCGAAGGAACTCTATCCACTTCGCCTTACATTGCGGTATTCGTCTTAGGAATGGAGTTTGTCG GACCCAGTAAACGAGTGATGGCCGGAACTCTCTTGAGCTCAACTTATTGCGTCGGAGTGATGCTGCTGGGTGCTGTCGCAATGTACACCGAACATTTCAGGCATTTGCTGCAAATACTGTATGCGACTGTGTTGCTGGTGTTGGTGATTATTTGGTGGATGCCGGAAAGTGTTCGATGGCTGATCCAAATGGGCAGAAATGAAGAAGCGGTAAAGATTATTCGAAATGCTGCTGTGACAAATAAGGTGACTTTGTCCGAAGAAACGGAACTGGAACTCGAAAGGTTGAAATTTAAAGTGACCgataaaactgaaaatcaaataaatggaaaaagtgACATTCAAAGTGCGTTGCGatcaaaaactattttactTCGATTGTTGAACTGTTGCTACTGTTTCTTTGTGAACGATTTAGTGTATTTCGGCTTAAGTGTTCATTCGGTTGCCCTGGGCGGTAATAAGTACACCAATTTTATATTGATCGGACTATCTGAAATACCAGCCGTTCTGTCATCGTATGTGCTAATGGATAAACTAGGCAGAAAATGGTCAATATTCCTGTCCATGATGATCAGTGGTGGAGCCTGTATTTTAACTGAGTTTTTACCAGAAGATGCATTGACATGGCGCTTGGTCCTATTCATTTTTGGCAAAGGCGGAATATCCGTATCAATTACAGTGCTATACGTTTACTGCTCCGAACTGTTTCCAACAAATGTGCGTCAGAGTCTGCTAAGTGTAGGATGTACATTCGGACGATTGGGATCGATGGCTGCGCCTCAGACGCCATTACTC GCTCACATCTGGCCCGCCCTACCACTTCTAATATTCGGTGGAACGTCGCTAATGTCTGGATTGTTTATCCTTTTCCTACCGGAAACGTTGAATGCTAAGCTGCCAGACACTCTAGAAGATGCAGAAAATGTCGGTGTCACTAAGAAATATGCTGCTGTTGAATTGAAGTCGTTGAAAATATGA
- the LOC119071024 gene encoding solute carrier family 22 member 4-like isoform X2: MLRAITFCDNRKRNANKMKEETTKNDFDLDSILPELGDFGRFQIVVYIISCVIISLTAAVGLSYIFTTGQVDYRCRIPECDNSSSVYKSDWLNFTTPAAKGRPATCTRFVSTLNLSQYYDDNVMIEPICSADNFNQSLVERCTSDFIYRNDELTILNEFNLTCIENEWKLTAVGSVGNIAEMLWLPIAGLLSDRFGRRTILITCLLIGGTMGLLKSFSHNYLMFFILQIFEGTLSTSPYIAVFVLGMEFVGPSKRVMAGTLLSSTYCVGVMLLGAVAMYTEHFRHLLQILYATVLLVLVIIWWMPESVRWLIQMGRNEEAVKIIRNAAVTNKVTLSEETELELERLKFKVTDKTENQINGKSDIQSALRSKTILLRLLNCCYCFFVNDLVYFGLSVHSVALGGNKYTNFILIGLSEIPAVLSSYVLMDKLGRKWSIFLSMMISGGACILTEFLPEDALTWRLVLFIFGKGGISVSITVLYVYCSELFPTNVRQSLLSVGCTFGRLGSMAAPQTPLLAHIWPALPLLIFGGTSLMSGLFILFLPETLNAKLPDTLEDAENVGVTKKYAAVELKSLKI, from the exons aTGCTGCGCGCAATTACTTTCTGTGATAACCGAAAAAGAAACG caaataaaatgaaagaagaaacaacaaaaaatgacttTGACTTAGATTCAATATTGCCGGAACTTGGTGATTTCGGTCGATTTCAAATCGTTGTTTATATTATATCTTGTGTGATCATATCGTTAACAGCTGCTGTTGGACTGAGTTATATATTCACCACCGGTCAAGTTGATTACAG ATGTCGAATACCAGAATGCGACAATAGCTCATCGGTCTACAAGAGTGATTGGCTGAACTTTACCACACCTGCAGCAAAGGGACGACCGGCTACATGTACACGATTCGTTAGCACACTAAATCTATCTCAATACTACGATGACAATGTAATGATTGAGCCAATCTGTAGTGCCGATAATTTTAATCAATCTTTAGTGGAGAGGTGCACGTCTGATTTCATTTACCGAAATGATGAATTAACCATTTTGAATGAA TTCAACCTAACATGCATCGAAAACGAATGGAAATTGACAGCAGTAGGATCCGTTGGTAATATTGCAGAGATGCTTTGGCTTCCTATAGCAGGACTCCTATCCGATCG ATTCGGTCGACGAACAATACTGATAACATGTCTTCTGATCGGTGGTACGATGGGTCTGCTGAAATCATTTTCGCACAACTACTTGATGTTCTTCATTCTACAAATATTCGAAGGAACTCTATCCACTTCGCCTTACATTGCGGTATTCGTCTTAGGAATGGAGTTTGTCG GACCCAGTAAACGAGTGATGGCCGGAACTCTCTTGAGCTCAACTTATTGCGTCGGAGTGATGCTGCTGGGTGCTGTCGCAATGTACACCGAACATTTCAGGCATTTGCTGCAAATACTGTATGCGACTGTGTTGCTGGTGTTGGTGATTATTTGGTGGATGCCGGAAAGTGTTCGATGGCTGATCCAAATGGGCAGAAATGAAGAAGCGGTAAAGATTATTCGAAATGCTGCTGTGACAAATAAGGTGACTTTGTCCGAAGAAACGGAACTGGAACTCGAAAGGTTGAAATTTAAAGTGACCgataaaactgaaaatcaaataaatggaaaaagtgACATTCAAAGTGCGTTGCGatcaaaaactattttactTCGATTGTTGAACTGTTGCTACTGTTTCTTTGTGAACGATTTAGTGTATTTCGGCTTAAGTGTTCATTCGGTTGCCCTGGGCGGTAATAAGTACACCAATTTTATATTGATCGGACTATCTGAAATACCAGCCGTTCTGTCATCGTATGTGCTAATGGATAAACTAGGCAGAAAATGGTCAATATTCCTGTCCATGATGATCAGTGGTGGAGCCTGTATTTTAACTGAGTTTTTACCAGAAGATGCATTGACATGGCGCTTGGTCCTATTCATTTTTGGCAAAGGCGGAATATCCGTATCAATTACAGTGCTATACGTTTACTGCTCCGAACTGTTTCCAACAAATGTGCGTCAGAGTCTGCTAAGTGTAGGATGTACATTCGGACGATTGGGATCGATGGCTGCGCCTCAGACGCCATTACTC GCTCACATCTGGCCCGCCCTACCACTTCTAATATTCGGTGGAACGTCGCTAATGTCTGGATTGTTTATCCTTTTCCTACCGGAAACGTTGAATGCTAAGCTGCCAGACACTCTAGAAGATGCAGAAAATGTCGGTGTCACTAAGAAATATGCTGCTGTTGAATTGAAGTCGTTGAAAATATGA
- the LOC119071024 gene encoding solute carrier family 22 member 4-like isoform X3, with the protein MLRAITFCDNRKRTANKMKEETTKNDFDLDSILPELGDFGRFQIVVYIISCVIISLTAAVGLSYIFTTGQVDYRCRIPECDNSSSVYKSDWLNFTTPAAKGRPATCTRFVSTLNLSQYYDDNVMIEPICSADNFNQSLVERCTSDFIYRNDELTILNEFNLTCIENEWKLTAVGSVGNIAEMLWLPIAGLLSDRFGRRTILITCLLIGGTMGLLKSFSHNYLMFFILQIFEGTLSTSPYIAVFVLGMEFVGPSKRVMAGTLLSSTYCVGVMLLGAVAMYTEHFRHLLQILYATVLLVLVIIWWMPESVRWLIQMGRNEEAVKIIRNAAVTNKVTLSEETELELERLKFKVTDKTENQINGKSDIQSALRSKTILLRLLNCCYCFFVNDLVYFGLSVHSVALGGNKYTNFILIGLSEIPAVLSSYVLMDKLGRKWSIFLSMMISGGACILTEFLPEDALTWRLVLFIFGKGGISVSITVLYVYCSELFPTNVRQSLLSVGCTFGRLGSMAAPQTPLLAHIWPALPLLIFGGTSLMSGLFILFLPETLNAKLPDTLEDAENVGVTKKYAAVELKSLKI; encoded by the exons aTGCTGCGCGCAATTACTTTCTGTGATAACCGAAAAAGAA cggcaaataaaatgaaagaagaaacaacaaaaaatgacttTGACTTAGATTCAATATTGCCGGAACTTGGTGATTTCGGTCGATTTCAAATCGTTGTTTATATTATATCTTGTGTGATCATATCGTTAACAGCTGCTGTTGGACTGAGTTATATATTCACCACCGGTCAAGTTGATTACAG ATGTCGAATACCAGAATGCGACAATAGCTCATCGGTCTACAAGAGTGATTGGCTGAACTTTACCACACCTGCAGCAAAGGGACGACCGGCTACATGTACACGATTCGTTAGCACACTAAATCTATCTCAATACTACGATGACAATGTAATGATTGAGCCAATCTGTAGTGCCGATAATTTTAATCAATCTTTAGTGGAGAGGTGCACGTCTGATTTCATTTACCGAAATGATGAATTAACCATTTTGAATGAA TTCAACCTAACATGCATCGAAAACGAATGGAAATTGACAGCAGTAGGATCCGTTGGTAATATTGCAGAGATGCTTTGGCTTCCTATAGCAGGACTCCTATCCGATCG ATTCGGTCGACGAACAATACTGATAACATGTCTTCTGATCGGTGGTACGATGGGTCTGCTGAAATCATTTTCGCACAACTACTTGATGTTCTTCATTCTACAAATATTCGAAGGAACTCTATCCACTTCGCCTTACATTGCGGTATTCGTCTTAGGAATGGAGTTTGTCG GACCCAGTAAACGAGTGATGGCCGGAACTCTCTTGAGCTCAACTTATTGCGTCGGAGTGATGCTGCTGGGTGCTGTCGCAATGTACACCGAACATTTCAGGCATTTGCTGCAAATACTGTATGCGACTGTGTTGCTGGTGTTGGTGATTATTTGGTGGATGCCGGAAAGTGTTCGATGGCTGATCCAAATGGGCAGAAATGAAGAAGCGGTAAAGATTATTCGAAATGCTGCTGTGACAAATAAGGTGACTTTGTCCGAAGAAACGGAACTGGAACTCGAAAGGTTGAAATTTAAAGTGACCgataaaactgaaaatcaaataaatggaaaaagtgACATTCAAAGTGCGTTGCGatcaaaaactattttactTCGATTGTTGAACTGTTGCTACTGTTTCTTTGTGAACGATTTAGTGTATTTCGGCTTAAGTGTTCATTCGGTTGCCCTGGGCGGTAATAAGTACACCAATTTTATATTGATCGGACTATCTGAAATACCAGCCGTTCTGTCATCGTATGTGCTAATGGATAAACTAGGCAGAAAATGGTCAATATTCCTGTCCATGATGATCAGTGGTGGAGCCTGTATTTTAACTGAGTTTTTACCAGAAGATGCATTGACATGGCGCTTGGTCCTATTCATTTTTGGCAAAGGCGGAATATCCGTATCAATTACAGTGCTATACGTTTACTGCTCCGAACTGTTTCCAACAAATGTGCGTCAGAGTCTGCTAAGTGTAGGATGTACATTCGGACGATTGGGATCGATGGCTGCGCCTCAGACGCCATTACTC GCTCACATCTGGCCCGCCCTACCACTTCTAATATTCGGTGGAACGTCGCTAATGTCTGGATTGTTTATCCTTTTCCTACCGGAAACGTTGAATGCTAAGCTGCCAGACACTCTAGAAGATGCAGAAAATGTCGGTGTCACTAAGAAATATGCTGCTGTTGAATTGAAGTCGTTGAAAATATGA
- the LOC119071024 gene encoding organic cation transporter protein-like isoform X4 yields the protein MGQCGVSFNLTCIENEWKLTAVGSVGNIAEMLWLPIAGLLSDRFGRRTILITCLLIGGTMGLLKSFSHNYLMFFILQIFEGTLSTSPYIAVFVLGMEFVGPSKRVMAGTLLSSTYCVGVMLLGAVAMYTEHFRHLLQILYATVLLVLVIIWWMPESVRWLIQMGRNEEAVKIIRNAAVTNKVTLSEETELELERLKFKVTDKTENQINGKSDIQSALRSKTILLRLLNCCYCFFVNDLVYFGLSVHSVALGGNKYTNFILIGLSEIPAVLSSYVLMDKLGRKWSIFLSMMISGGACILTEFLPEDALTWRLVLFIFGKGGISVSITVLYVYCSELFPTNVRQSLLSVGCTFGRLGSMAAPQTPLLAHIWPALPLLIFGGTSLMSGLFILFLPETLNAKLPDTLEDAENVGVTKKYAAVELKSLKI from the exons ATGGGACAGTGTGGTGTTAGT TTCAACCTAACATGCATCGAAAACGAATGGAAATTGACAGCAGTAGGATCCGTTGGTAATATTGCAGAGATGCTTTGGCTTCCTATAGCAGGACTCCTATCCGATCG ATTCGGTCGACGAACAATACTGATAACATGTCTTCTGATCGGTGGTACGATGGGTCTGCTGAAATCATTTTCGCACAACTACTTGATGTTCTTCATTCTACAAATATTCGAAGGAACTCTATCCACTTCGCCTTACATTGCGGTATTCGTCTTAGGAATGGAGTTTGTCG GACCCAGTAAACGAGTGATGGCCGGAACTCTCTTGAGCTCAACTTATTGCGTCGGAGTGATGCTGCTGGGTGCTGTCGCAATGTACACCGAACATTTCAGGCATTTGCTGCAAATACTGTATGCGACTGTGTTGCTGGTGTTGGTGATTATTTGGTGGATGCCGGAAAGTGTTCGATGGCTGATCCAAATGGGCAGAAATGAAGAAGCGGTAAAGATTATTCGAAATGCTGCTGTGACAAATAAGGTGACTTTGTCCGAAGAAACGGAACTGGAACTCGAAAGGTTGAAATTTAAAGTGACCgataaaactgaaaatcaaataaatggaaaaagtgACATTCAAAGTGCGTTGCGatcaaaaactattttactTCGATTGTTGAACTGTTGCTACTGTTTCTTTGTGAACGATTTAGTGTATTTCGGCTTAAGTGTTCATTCGGTTGCCCTGGGCGGTAATAAGTACACCAATTTTATATTGATCGGACTATCTGAAATACCAGCCGTTCTGTCATCGTATGTGCTAATGGATAAACTAGGCAGAAAATGGTCAATATTCCTGTCCATGATGATCAGTGGTGGAGCCTGTATTTTAACTGAGTTTTTACCAGAAGATGCATTGACATGGCGCTTGGTCCTATTCATTTTTGGCAAAGGCGGAATATCCGTATCAATTACAGTGCTATACGTTTACTGCTCCGAACTGTTTCCAACAAATGTGCGTCAGAGTCTGCTAAGTGTAGGATGTACATTCGGACGATTGGGATCGATGGCTGCGCCTCAGACGCCATTACTC GCTCACATCTGGCCCGCCCTACCACTTCTAATATTCGGTGGAACGTCGCTAATGTCTGGATTGTTTATCCTTTTCCTACCGGAAACGTTGAATGCTAAGCTGCCAGACACTCTAGAAGATGCAGAAAATGTCGGTGTCACTAAGAAATATGCTGCTGTTGAATTGAAGTCGTTGAAAATATGA
- the LOC119071128 gene encoding solute carrier family 22 member 3-like translates to MTSMESTVDKKTIDLDKIFIEIGDFGLFQMFMYAVICVPVLLISWFTFEFVFTAGSLEYRCNIPECDSPPHDDYLPKWTRFAIPHSHNVPAKCLRYNSIPFDSHFKSAANHCDEMLFNDSYSVSCTEFVYKTDEVTVLKEFNLTCEANEWKLAIVGTVKNVAELLMLPFYGMLSDRYGRRTLLIYSLSLCGVFGVIMAFSTSYWFFLLLEFITGLFASGIYNVLFVLGLEMVSPRKRVLGGSLIAFLYSTGQVLLGVIAMNTLHFRKLLLALYLPTFVVLMYIWTIPESVRWLLNKGRRKDASEIILRAARINGKVLSETTIEALCYHTPPAEDIGVEDANTFKMVIKSPPIFKRLLACCFCWFSTALVYYGLSILSVNLHGNKFINFIMFSLAEYPPIIITYFFLDKLGRKYLLGGSLLVSGLTCILPVLFISGRKNVWRLFLLGSSKCSATIAFTILYVYTCELFPTNLRQSTMSLCSIFGSIGAMAAPQTPLLMKYVASLPFAFFSVLTIISGTLVAFLPETANKKLPETTKEL, encoded by the exons atgACGTCGATGGAATCGACAGTCGATAAAAAAACTATTGACTTAGACAAAATATTCATTGAAATCGGAGACTTCGGTCTATTTCAAATGTTTATGTACGCAGTTATTTGTGTGCCAGTTCTATTAATTTCGTGGTTCACTTTTGAATTTGTGTTCACTGCTGGAAGCCTTGAATATAG GTGCAATATACCGGAATGTGATTCTCCTCCACACGATGATTATTTGCCCAAATGGACTCGTTTCGCAATACCTCACAGCCATAACGTACCAGCGAAATGTTTGCGATATAATTCGATTCCATTCGATAGTCATTTTAAAAGCGCAGCAAATCATTGTGACGAGATGCTTTTCAATGATTCGTATTCGGTTTCTTGCACCGAATTTGTCTATAAAACCGATGAAGTGACTGTTTTGAAAGAG TTTAATTTGACCTGTGAGGCAAATGAATGGAAATTGGCAATTGTCGGAACGGTGAAAAATGTTGCGGAACTGTTGATGCTTCCATTTTATGGAATGTTATCGGATAG ATATGGCCGAAGAACGTTACTTATCTATTCCCTGTCACTTTGTGGTGTGTTCGGAGTAATAATGGCCTTTTCAACGAGTTACTGGTTCTTTCTGTTATTGGAATTTATAACCGGATTGTTTGCGTCCGGCATCTACAACGTTCTATTCGTTCTCGGACTGGAAATGGTGAGCCCGAGGAAACGCGTACTCGGTGGGTCGTTAATTGCCTTTTTGTACTCAACTGGTCAAGTACTACTCGGTGTCATTGCAATGAATACGTTACATTTCCGAAAGCTTTTGTTGGCGCTCTATTTGCCAACGTTTGTCGTGTTGATGTACATATGGACAATACCGGAGAGTGTAAGATGGTTGCTGAACAAAGGTCGGCGCAAAGACGCTTCAGAAATTATACTCCGGGCAGCCCGGATAAATGGGAAAGTTTTATCGGAAACAACAATTGAGGCTTTGTGCTATCATACTCCACCGGCCGAGGACATCGGCGTTGAAGATGCGAACACATTTAAGATGGTCATAAAATCGCCGCCGATCTTCAAACGATTGCTTGCTTGCTGCTTTTGCTGGTTTAGTACGGCCTTAGTCTACTACGGATTGAGCATTTTGTCGGTGAATCTTCACgggaataaatttattaatttcattatGTTCAGTCTGGCCGAATATCCACCGATCATCATTACGTATTTCTTTCTCGACAAACTCGGACGCAAATATTTATTGGGCGGTTCATTGCTGGTTAGTGGACTGACATGCATCCTGCCAGTTTTATTCATATCGGGTCGCAAAAACGTTTGGCGCCTATTTCTGTTGGGCTCGAGTAAATGCTCTGCGACGATAGCATTCACCATCCTATATGTCTACACCTGCGAACTGTTCCCAACCAATTTAAGACAGAGCACCATGAGTTTGTGTTCGATTTTTGGTTCTATTGGAG CGATGGCAGCACCACAAACACCACTATTG aTGAAATATGTGGCATCGCTGCCGTTTGCGTTTTTCAGTGTGTTGACAATCATTTCCGGAACATTGGTGGCGTTTCTGCCGGAGACTGCTAATAAAAAGTTACCCGAGACGACCAAAGAATTGTAA
- the LOC119071104 gene encoding organic cation transporter protein-like: MEKIEFNLDSVLTEIGEFGRFQTQIYISVILPVLLVSFFCSSFIFTTGNLDYRCRIPQCDNAGSDLYKQDWLNFTTPLGSKCTQYQFHGDDNYMEYVNNQCRGQYFNQSNVVHCHEFVYKTDSLTILNDFDLTCEKAWKLTTIGSLKNIAEVVILPVTGIISDRFGRKSLLIGSLLLSGISGTVTSFSINYWMYAIMEFITSMCAAGIYMSVFILGMELVGANKRVLGGTIIAQIFAVGQVILGFVAMNITNYRHLLRTIYLPTALVLSYIWYIPESVRWLMSKGQNKKALKIIYQAAKTNRVELSNSTLDSMYDFSDNEPDRINKTVVGTAKSNPFLLAIRSRVLIVRFLICCFCWFTNGFVYYGISIHAVTLAGNKYINFILVSVAEVPAIIITYFLMQNFRRKWSLQLAMLICAVVCITSEFVSDFSPVWKLVLFGIGKCAISIAFTVSYVYTTELFPTNLRQSFMSSCNMISRVGAMIAPQTPLLASYVPQLPAFLFGGTSMVSCLLVFLLSETFNMKLPDTIEEAEGIGK; the protein is encoded by the exons ATGGAAAAGATCGAATTCAATTTGGACTCTGTATTGACGGAAATCGGAGAGTTTGGTAGATTCCAAACTCAGATTTATATATCGGTTATTCTTCCAGTGTTGCTGgtgtcatttttttgttcaagttTTATATTTACCACAGGAAATTTGGATTATAG ATGTCGCATACCACAGTGTGATAATGCAGGCTCAGACCTATACAAACAGGATTGGTTGAATTTCACAACACCATTGGGATCAAAGTGTACCCAGTACCAATTTCACGGAGATGATAATTACATGGAGTATGTTAACAATCAATGTCGAGGGCAATATttcaatcaatcgaatgttGTTCATTGTCATGAATTCGTCTACAAAACTGATTCGTTGACAATTTTGAATGAT TTCGATTTGACGTGTGAAAAGGCGTGGAAGTTAACTACAATTGGGTCACTAAAAAATATTGCTGAGGTAGTCATTCTGCCAGTCACAGGGATTATATCAGACCG gTTCGGTCGTAAGAGTTTACTCATTGGCTCTTTGCTCCTCAGTGGAATATCCGGAACGGTAACATCATTCTCAATAAATTACTGGATGTACGCAATCATGGAATTCATCACATCAATGTGTGCCGCCGGAATTTATATGTCGGTGTTCATACTTGGAATGGAATTGGTTGGAGCTAATAAACGTGTACTGGGCGGAACGATTATTGCCCAAATATTTGCTGTCGGTCAAGTCATACTCGGTTTCGTTGCTATGAACATTACAAATTATCGCCATCTGTTACGAACAATCTACTTACCCACCGCGCTGGTGTTGAGTTACATTTGGTACATTCCGGAAAGTGTTCGTTGGTTAATGAGCAAAGGTCAGAACAAGAAAgctttgaaaataatttaccaaGCCGCTAAGACCAACCGTGTTGAACTATCAAACTCAACATTGGATTCAATGTACGACTTTTCGGACAACGAACCCGATCGCATCAACAAGACCGTCGTCGGCACAGCAAAATCAAATCCATTTTTACTTGCCATCCGGTCGAGAGTGTTAATCGTTCGCTTTttgatttgttgtttttgttggtttACAAATGGGTTTGTTTACTACGGCATCAGTATACATGCGGTTACATTGGCTGGCAACAAGTACATCAATTTTATACTTGTTAGCGTGGCAGAGGTACCGGCCATTATCATAACGTACTTTCTCATGCAAAATTTCCGACGAAAATGGTCGTTGCAATTGGCTATGCTAATCTGTGCCGTTGTTTGCATTACTTCGGAATTCGTTTCGGATTTCTCTCCCGTATGGAAATTGGTTTTGTTTGGAATCGGCAAATGTGCCATTTCAATAGCATTCACAGTGTCCTACGTTTACACAACGGAACTCTTTCCCACCAATCTTAGGCAAAGTTTTATGAGTAGCTGTAATATGAT ATCCCGTGTTGGTGCAATGATAGCCCCACAGACACCACTTCTG GCTAGCTACGTTCCACAACTTCCTGCATTTCTATTCGGAGGAACGTCGATGGTTTCATGTTTGCTGGTATTTCTGCTATCGGAAACATTTAACATGAAATTGCCAGATACGATTGAGGAAGCCGAAGGCATTGGTAAATAA